The following are from one region of the Chanos chanos chromosome 10, fChaCha1.1, whole genome shotgun sequence genome:
- the smoc1 gene encoding SPARC-related modular calcium-binding protein 1 isoform X8: MFSIKFYLPVLLYSSALLLLCPPRLSAQKSNGQRWLIGDRESHCGILCSNTHGKPVCGSDGRSYDTSCDLQRAKCRDRTLTLAYRGRCRGKNWVRIDQPPPLLPAPTLTSEGKELELKEAGQSKCRVERSQALEQSKRPQESIFIPECNEDGTFAQVQCHTLTGYCWCVTTDGKPVSGSSVHNRTPVCSGSVTDKPPGPPSSGRKDDGSKPTPTMETHVVPEGDEITAPTLWIKQLVYKENKQNSSNSRRPEKVPSCDQERQSALDEARQNPREAIFIPDCGPLGLYKPVQCHQSTGYCWCVLVDTGRPIPGTSTRYQTPECDSDARSRAMEMEDPFRDRDLSGCPEGKKVEFITSLLDALTTDMVQAINSPAPSGGGRFVEPDPSHTLEERVVHWYFAQLDNNGSHDINKKEMKPFKRYVKKKAKPKRCARKFTDYCDLNKDKTISLQELKGCLGVNKEGGSSSSSQGTSRSSGVKREASKR, from the exons TGGCTTATCGGAGACAGGGAGAGTCACTGTGGAATCCTCTGCTCAAATACGCATGGCAAACCCGTGTGTGGCTCAGATGGGCGGAGTTATGATACCAGCTGTGACCTGCAGAGAGCAAAATGCAGGGACCGTACCCTGACATTAGCCTATAGGGGGCGATGCAGAG GTAAAAACTGGGTGAGGATCGATCAGCCTCCTCCTCTACTCCCAGCCCCTACACTGACCTCTGAAGGGAAAGAGCTGGAGTTGAAGG aagcAGGACAGTCAAAATGCCGGGTGGAGAGAAGCCAGGCTCTGGAGCAGTCCAAGAGGCCACAGGAGTCCATCTTTATCCCAGAATGCAATGAGGACGGAACATTCGCtcag GTTCAGTGTCATACTCTGACTGGCTACTGCTGGTGTGTCACAACGGACGGCAAACCAGTGAGCGGCTCTTCGGTGCACAACAGAACGCCAGTGTGTTCAG GTTCAGTCACTGATAAGCCACCAGGACCCCCTAGCTCTGGACGAAAAG ATGATGGTTCAAAGCCCACCCCTACCATGGAGACCCACGTCGTCCCAGAGGGTGACG aGATCACTGCCCCCACACTATGGATAAAACAGTTGgtttacaaagaaaataaacagaacagttCCAACAGTAGGAGACCAG AGAAAGTTCCCTCTTGTGaccaagagagacagagcgctCTGGATGAAGCACGGCAGAATCCTCGAGAGGCCATTTTCATCCCTGACTGTGGCCCACTTGGCCTCTACAAACCAGTCCAGTGCCACCAGTCCACAGGTTACTGCTGGTGTGTACTGGTTGACACTGGAAGACCCATTCCTGGTACATCCACCAG aTACCAGACACCTGAATGTGACAGTGATGCACGCTCCCGTGCGATGGAGATGGAAGATCCATTTAGAGACAGAGATCTTTCAG GTTGTCCAGAGGGGAAGAAGGTAGAATTCATAACCAGCTTGTTGGATGCCCTTACGACAGACATGGTGCAGGCTATAAATTCACCAGCCCCCTCTGGTGGTGGGAG GTTTGTGGAACCTGATCCCAGCCACACACTGGAGGAGAGGGTGGTGCATTGGTACTTTGCCCAGTTGGACAACAATGGCAGTCATGACATCAACAAGAAGGAAATGAAGCCGTTTAAACGCTACGTTAAGAAAAAAGCCAAGCCCAAGAGGTGCGCCCGCAAGTTTACAGACTACTGTGACCTCAACAAGGACAAAACCATCTCTCTACAAGAGCTGAAAGGATGTCTGGGCGTCAACAAAGAAGGAG gtagcagcagcagcagccaagGGACAAG TAGGTCGTCTGGTGTGAAGAGAGAGGCATCCAAAAGAtga
- the smoc1 gene encoding SPARC-related modular calcium-binding protein 1 isoform X7, giving the protein MFSIKFYLPVLLYSSALLLLCPPRLSAQKSNGQRWLIGDRESHCGILCSNTHGKPVCGSDGRSYDTSCDLQRAKCRDRTLTLAYRGRCRGKNWVRIDQPPPLLPAPTLTSEGKELELKEAGQSKCRVERSQALEQSKRPQESIFIPECNEDGTFAQVQCHTLTGYCWCVTTDGKPVSGSSVHNRTPVCSGSVTDKPPGPPSSGRKVSFRFFLTLNPDDGSKPTPTMETHVVPEGDEITAPTLWIKQLVYKENKQNSSNSRRPEKVPSCDQERQSALDEARQNPREAIFIPDCGPLGLYKPVQCHQSTGYCWCVLVDTGRPIPGTSTRYQTPECDSDARSRAMEMEDPFRDRDLSGCPEGKKVEFITSLLDALTTDMVQAINSPAPSGGGRFVEPDPSHTLEERVVHWYFAQLDNNGSHDINKKEMKPFKRYVKKKAKPKRCARKFTDYCDLNKDKTISLQELKGCLGVNKEGGSSSSSQGTSRSSGVKREASKR; this is encoded by the exons TGGCTTATCGGAGACAGGGAGAGTCACTGTGGAATCCTCTGCTCAAATACGCATGGCAAACCCGTGTGTGGCTCAGATGGGCGGAGTTATGATACCAGCTGTGACCTGCAGAGAGCAAAATGCAGGGACCGTACCCTGACATTAGCCTATAGGGGGCGATGCAGAG GTAAAAACTGGGTGAGGATCGATCAGCCTCCTCCTCTACTCCCAGCCCCTACACTGACCTCTGAAGGGAAAGAGCTGGAGTTGAAGG aagcAGGACAGTCAAAATGCCGGGTGGAGAGAAGCCAGGCTCTGGAGCAGTCCAAGAGGCCACAGGAGTCCATCTTTATCCCAGAATGCAATGAGGACGGAACATTCGCtcag GTTCAGTGTCATACTCTGACTGGCTACTGCTGGTGTGTCACAACGGACGGCAAACCAGTGAGCGGCTCTTCGGTGCACAACAGAACGCCAGTGTGTTCAG GTTCAGTCACTGATAAGCCACCAGGACCCCCTAGCTCTGGACGAAAAG TCTCCTTCCGTTTCTTTCTTACCCTCAACCCAGATGATGGTTCAAAGCCCACCCCTACCATGGAGACCCACGTCGTCCCAGAGGGTGACG aGATCACTGCCCCCACACTATGGATAAAACAGTTGgtttacaaagaaaataaacagaacagttCCAACAGTAGGAGACCAG AGAAAGTTCCCTCTTGTGaccaagagagacagagcgctCTGGATGAAGCACGGCAGAATCCTCGAGAGGCCATTTTCATCCCTGACTGTGGCCCACTTGGCCTCTACAAACCAGTCCAGTGCCACCAGTCCACAGGTTACTGCTGGTGTGTACTGGTTGACACTGGAAGACCCATTCCTGGTACATCCACCAG aTACCAGACACCTGAATGTGACAGTGATGCACGCTCCCGTGCGATGGAGATGGAAGATCCATTTAGAGACAGAGATCTTTCAG GTTGTCCAGAGGGGAAGAAGGTAGAATTCATAACCAGCTTGTTGGATGCCCTTACGACAGACATGGTGCAGGCTATAAATTCACCAGCCCCCTCTGGTGGTGGGAG GTTTGTGGAACCTGATCCCAGCCACACACTGGAGGAGAGGGTGGTGCATTGGTACTTTGCCCAGTTGGACAACAATGGCAGTCATGACATCAACAAGAAGGAAATGAAGCCGTTTAAACGCTACGTTAAGAAAAAAGCCAAGCCCAAGAGGTGCGCCCGCAAGTTTACAGACTACTGTGACCTCAACAAGGACAAAACCATCTCTCTACAAGAGCTGAAAGGATGTCTGGGCGTCAACAAAGAAGGAG gtagcagcagcagcagccaagGGACAAG TAGGTCGTCTGGTGTGAAGAGAGAGGCATCCAAAAGAtga
- the smoc1 gene encoding SPARC-related modular calcium-binding protein 1 isoform X3, giving the protein MFSIKFYLPVLLYSSALLLLCPPRLSAQKSNGQRWLIGDRESHCGILCSNTHGKPVCGSDGRSYDTSCDLQRAKCRDRTLTLAYRGRCRGKNWVRIDQPPPLLPAPTLTSEGKELELKEAGQSKCRVERSQALEQSKRPQESIFIPECNEDGTFAQVQCHTLTGYCWCVTTDGKPVSGSSVHNRTPVCSVHLLSCIRSNIFITVSCKGNFREFMGTHAGTSGLSGSVTDKPPGPPSSGRKVSFRFFLTLNPDDGSKPTPTMETHVVPEGDEITAPTLWIKQLVYKENKQNSSNSRRPEKVPSCDQERQSALDEARQNPREAIFIPDCGPLGLYKPVQCHQSTGYCWCVLVDTGRPIPGTSTRYQTPECDSDARSRAMEMEDPFRDRDLSGCPEGKKVEFITSLLDALTTDMVQAINSPAPSGGGRFVEPDPSHTLEERVVHWYFAQLDNNGSHDINKKEMKPFKRYVKKKAKPKRCARKFTDYCDLNKDKTISLQELKGCLGVNKEGGSSSSSQGTRSSGVKREASKR; this is encoded by the exons TGGCTTATCGGAGACAGGGAGAGTCACTGTGGAATCCTCTGCTCAAATACGCATGGCAAACCCGTGTGTGGCTCAGATGGGCGGAGTTATGATACCAGCTGTGACCTGCAGAGAGCAAAATGCAGGGACCGTACCCTGACATTAGCCTATAGGGGGCGATGCAGAG GTAAAAACTGGGTGAGGATCGATCAGCCTCCTCCTCTACTCCCAGCCCCTACACTGACCTCTGAAGGGAAAGAGCTGGAGTTGAAGG aagcAGGACAGTCAAAATGCCGGGTGGAGAGAAGCCAGGCTCTGGAGCAGTCCAAGAGGCCACAGGAGTCCATCTTTATCCCAGAATGCAATGAGGACGGAACATTCGCtcag GTTCAGTGTCATACTCTGACTGGCTACTGCTGGTGTGTCACAACGGACGGCAAACCAGTGAGCGGCTCTTCGGTGCACAACAGAACGCCAGTGTGTTCAG TGCACCTGTTGTCCTGCATAAGATCCAATATTTTCATTACTGTTTCTTGCAAAG GAAACTTCCGTGAATTTATGGGAACTCATGCTGGCACAAGTGGATTGTCAG GTTCAGTCACTGATAAGCCACCAGGACCCCCTAGCTCTGGACGAAAAG TCTCCTTCCGTTTCTTTCTTACCCTCAACCCAGATGATGGTTCAAAGCCCACCCCTACCATGGAGACCCACGTCGTCCCAGAGGGTGACG aGATCACTGCCCCCACACTATGGATAAAACAGTTGgtttacaaagaaaataaacagaacagttCCAACAGTAGGAGACCAG AGAAAGTTCCCTCTTGTGaccaagagagacagagcgctCTGGATGAAGCACGGCAGAATCCTCGAGAGGCCATTTTCATCCCTGACTGTGGCCCACTTGGCCTCTACAAACCAGTCCAGTGCCACCAGTCCACAGGTTACTGCTGGTGTGTACTGGTTGACACTGGAAGACCCATTCCTGGTACATCCACCAG aTACCAGACACCTGAATGTGACAGTGATGCACGCTCCCGTGCGATGGAGATGGAAGATCCATTTAGAGACAGAGATCTTTCAG GTTGTCCAGAGGGGAAGAAGGTAGAATTCATAACCAGCTTGTTGGATGCCCTTACGACAGACATGGTGCAGGCTATAAATTCACCAGCCCCCTCTGGTGGTGGGAG GTTTGTGGAACCTGATCCCAGCCACACACTGGAGGAGAGGGTGGTGCATTGGTACTTTGCCCAGTTGGACAACAATGGCAGTCATGACATCAACAAGAAGGAAATGAAGCCGTTTAAACGCTACGTTAAGAAAAAAGCCAAGCCCAAGAGGTGCGCCCGCAAGTTTACAGACTACTGTGACCTCAACAAGGACAAAACCATCTCTCTACAAGAGCTGAAAGGATGTCTGGGCGTCAACAAAGAAGGAG gtagcagcagcagcagccaagGGACAAG GTCGTCTGGTGTGAAGAGAGAGGCATCCAAAAGAtga
- the smoc1 gene encoding SPARC-related modular calcium-binding protein 1 isoform X1 — MFSIKFYLPVLLYSSALLLLCPPRLSAQKSNGQRWLIGDRESHCGILCSNTHGKPVCGSDGRSYDTSCDLQRAKCRDRTLTLAYRGRCRGKNWVRIDQPPPLLPAPTLTSEGKELELKEAGQSKCRVERSQALEQSKRPQESIFIPECNEDGTFAQVQCHTLTGYCWCVTTDGKPVSGSSVHNRTPVCSVHLLSCIRSNIFITVSCKGNFREFMGTHAGTSGLSGSVTDKPPGPPSSGRKVSFRFFLTLNPDDGSKPTPTMETHVVPEGDEITAPTLWIKQLVYKENKQNSSNSRRPEKVPSCDQERQSALDEARQNPREAIFIPDCGPLGLYKPVQCHQSTGYCWCVLVDTGRPIPGTSTRYQTPECDSDARSRAMEMEDPFRDRDLSGCPEGKKVEFITSLLDALTTDMVQAINSPAPSGGGRFVEPDPSHTLEERVVHWYFAQLDNNGSHDINKKEMKPFKRYVKKKAKPKRCARKFTDYCDLNKDKTISLQELKGCLGVNKEGGSSSSSQGTSRSSGVKREASKR, encoded by the exons TGGCTTATCGGAGACAGGGAGAGTCACTGTGGAATCCTCTGCTCAAATACGCATGGCAAACCCGTGTGTGGCTCAGATGGGCGGAGTTATGATACCAGCTGTGACCTGCAGAGAGCAAAATGCAGGGACCGTACCCTGACATTAGCCTATAGGGGGCGATGCAGAG GTAAAAACTGGGTGAGGATCGATCAGCCTCCTCCTCTACTCCCAGCCCCTACACTGACCTCTGAAGGGAAAGAGCTGGAGTTGAAGG aagcAGGACAGTCAAAATGCCGGGTGGAGAGAAGCCAGGCTCTGGAGCAGTCCAAGAGGCCACAGGAGTCCATCTTTATCCCAGAATGCAATGAGGACGGAACATTCGCtcag GTTCAGTGTCATACTCTGACTGGCTACTGCTGGTGTGTCACAACGGACGGCAAACCAGTGAGCGGCTCTTCGGTGCACAACAGAACGCCAGTGTGTTCAG TGCACCTGTTGTCCTGCATAAGATCCAATATTTTCATTACTGTTTCTTGCAAAG GAAACTTCCGTGAATTTATGGGAACTCATGCTGGCACAAGTGGATTGTCAG GTTCAGTCACTGATAAGCCACCAGGACCCCCTAGCTCTGGACGAAAAG TCTCCTTCCGTTTCTTTCTTACCCTCAACCCAGATGATGGTTCAAAGCCCACCCCTACCATGGAGACCCACGTCGTCCCAGAGGGTGACG aGATCACTGCCCCCACACTATGGATAAAACAGTTGgtttacaaagaaaataaacagaacagttCCAACAGTAGGAGACCAG AGAAAGTTCCCTCTTGTGaccaagagagacagagcgctCTGGATGAAGCACGGCAGAATCCTCGAGAGGCCATTTTCATCCCTGACTGTGGCCCACTTGGCCTCTACAAACCAGTCCAGTGCCACCAGTCCACAGGTTACTGCTGGTGTGTACTGGTTGACACTGGAAGACCCATTCCTGGTACATCCACCAG aTACCAGACACCTGAATGTGACAGTGATGCACGCTCCCGTGCGATGGAGATGGAAGATCCATTTAGAGACAGAGATCTTTCAG GTTGTCCAGAGGGGAAGAAGGTAGAATTCATAACCAGCTTGTTGGATGCCCTTACGACAGACATGGTGCAGGCTATAAATTCACCAGCCCCCTCTGGTGGTGGGAG GTTTGTGGAACCTGATCCCAGCCACACACTGGAGGAGAGGGTGGTGCATTGGTACTTTGCCCAGTTGGACAACAATGGCAGTCATGACATCAACAAGAAGGAAATGAAGCCGTTTAAACGCTACGTTAAGAAAAAAGCCAAGCCCAAGAGGTGCGCCCGCAAGTTTACAGACTACTGTGACCTCAACAAGGACAAAACCATCTCTCTACAAGAGCTGAAAGGATGTCTGGGCGTCAACAAAGAAGGAG gtagcagcagcagcagccaagGGACAAG TAGGTCGTCTGGTGTGAAGAGAGAGGCATCCAAAAGAtga
- the smoc1 gene encoding SPARC-related modular calcium-binding protein 1 isoform X5, translating into MFSIKFYLPVLLYSSALLLLCPPRLSAQKSNGQRWLIGDRESHCGILCSNTHGKPVCGSDGRSYDTSCDLQRAKCRDRTLTLAYRGRCRGKNWVRIDQPPPLLPAPTLTSEGKELELKEAGQSKCRVERSQALEQSKRPQESIFIPECNEDGTFAQVQCHTLTGYCWCVTTDGKPVSGSSVHNRTPVCSVHLLSCIRSNIFITVSCKGNFREFMGTHAGTSGLSGSVTDKPPGPPSSGRKDDGSKPTPTMETHVVPEGDEITAPTLWIKQLVYKENKQNSSNSRRPEKVPSCDQERQSALDEARQNPREAIFIPDCGPLGLYKPVQCHQSTGYCWCVLVDTGRPIPGTSTRYQTPECDSDARSRAMEMEDPFRDRDLSGCPEGKKVEFITSLLDALTTDMVQAINSPAPSGGGRFVEPDPSHTLEERVVHWYFAQLDNNGSHDINKKEMKPFKRYVKKKAKPKRCARKFTDYCDLNKDKTISLQELKGCLGVNKEGGSSSSSQGTSRSSGVKREASKR; encoded by the exons TGGCTTATCGGAGACAGGGAGAGTCACTGTGGAATCCTCTGCTCAAATACGCATGGCAAACCCGTGTGTGGCTCAGATGGGCGGAGTTATGATACCAGCTGTGACCTGCAGAGAGCAAAATGCAGGGACCGTACCCTGACATTAGCCTATAGGGGGCGATGCAGAG GTAAAAACTGGGTGAGGATCGATCAGCCTCCTCCTCTACTCCCAGCCCCTACACTGACCTCTGAAGGGAAAGAGCTGGAGTTGAAGG aagcAGGACAGTCAAAATGCCGGGTGGAGAGAAGCCAGGCTCTGGAGCAGTCCAAGAGGCCACAGGAGTCCATCTTTATCCCAGAATGCAATGAGGACGGAACATTCGCtcag GTTCAGTGTCATACTCTGACTGGCTACTGCTGGTGTGTCACAACGGACGGCAAACCAGTGAGCGGCTCTTCGGTGCACAACAGAACGCCAGTGTGTTCAG TGCACCTGTTGTCCTGCATAAGATCCAATATTTTCATTACTGTTTCTTGCAAAG GAAACTTCCGTGAATTTATGGGAACTCATGCTGGCACAAGTGGATTGTCAG GTTCAGTCACTGATAAGCCACCAGGACCCCCTAGCTCTGGACGAAAAG ATGATGGTTCAAAGCCCACCCCTACCATGGAGACCCACGTCGTCCCAGAGGGTGACG aGATCACTGCCCCCACACTATGGATAAAACAGTTGgtttacaaagaaaataaacagaacagttCCAACAGTAGGAGACCAG AGAAAGTTCCCTCTTGTGaccaagagagacagagcgctCTGGATGAAGCACGGCAGAATCCTCGAGAGGCCATTTTCATCCCTGACTGTGGCCCACTTGGCCTCTACAAACCAGTCCAGTGCCACCAGTCCACAGGTTACTGCTGGTGTGTACTGGTTGACACTGGAAGACCCATTCCTGGTACATCCACCAG aTACCAGACACCTGAATGTGACAGTGATGCACGCTCCCGTGCGATGGAGATGGAAGATCCATTTAGAGACAGAGATCTTTCAG GTTGTCCAGAGGGGAAGAAGGTAGAATTCATAACCAGCTTGTTGGATGCCCTTACGACAGACATGGTGCAGGCTATAAATTCACCAGCCCCCTCTGGTGGTGGGAG GTTTGTGGAACCTGATCCCAGCCACACACTGGAGGAGAGGGTGGTGCATTGGTACTTTGCCCAGTTGGACAACAATGGCAGTCATGACATCAACAAGAAGGAAATGAAGCCGTTTAAACGCTACGTTAAGAAAAAAGCCAAGCCCAAGAGGTGCGCCCGCAAGTTTACAGACTACTGTGACCTCAACAAGGACAAAACCATCTCTCTACAAGAGCTGAAAGGATGTCTGGGCGTCAACAAAGAAGGAG gtagcagcagcagcagccaagGGACAAG TAGGTCGTCTGGTGTGAAGAGAGAGGCATCCAAAAGAtga
- the smoc1 gene encoding SPARC-related modular calcium-binding protein 1 isoform X2: MFSIKFYLPVLLYSSALLLLCPPRLSAQKSNGQRWLIGDRESHCGILCSNTHGKPVCGSDGRSYDTSCDLQRAKCRDRTLTLAYRGRCRGKNWVRIDQPPPLLPAPTLTSEGKELELKEAGQSKCRVERSQALEQSKRPQESIFIPECNEDGTFAQVQCHTLTGYCWCVTTDGKPVSGSSVHNRTPVCSVHLLSCIRSNIFITVSCKGNFREFMGTHAGTSGLSGSVTDKPPGPPSSGRKVSFRFFLTLNPDDGSKPTPTMETHVVPEGDEITAPTLWIKQLVYKENKQNSSNSRRPEKVPSCDQERQSALDEARQNPREAIFIPDCGPLGLYKPVQCHQSTGYCWCVLVDTGRPIPGTSTRYQTPECDSDARSRAMEMEDPFRDRDLSGCPEGKKVEFITSLLDALTTDMVQAINSPAPSGGGRFVEPDPSHTLEERVVHWYFAQLDNNGSHDINKKEMKPFKRYVKKKAKPKRCARKFTDYCDLNKDKTISLQELKGCLGVNKEGGSSSSSQGTRQGTNLFIGRLV, encoded by the exons TGGCTTATCGGAGACAGGGAGAGTCACTGTGGAATCCTCTGCTCAAATACGCATGGCAAACCCGTGTGTGGCTCAGATGGGCGGAGTTATGATACCAGCTGTGACCTGCAGAGAGCAAAATGCAGGGACCGTACCCTGACATTAGCCTATAGGGGGCGATGCAGAG GTAAAAACTGGGTGAGGATCGATCAGCCTCCTCCTCTACTCCCAGCCCCTACACTGACCTCTGAAGGGAAAGAGCTGGAGTTGAAGG aagcAGGACAGTCAAAATGCCGGGTGGAGAGAAGCCAGGCTCTGGAGCAGTCCAAGAGGCCACAGGAGTCCATCTTTATCCCAGAATGCAATGAGGACGGAACATTCGCtcag GTTCAGTGTCATACTCTGACTGGCTACTGCTGGTGTGTCACAACGGACGGCAAACCAGTGAGCGGCTCTTCGGTGCACAACAGAACGCCAGTGTGTTCAG TGCACCTGTTGTCCTGCATAAGATCCAATATTTTCATTACTGTTTCTTGCAAAG GAAACTTCCGTGAATTTATGGGAACTCATGCTGGCACAAGTGGATTGTCAG GTTCAGTCACTGATAAGCCACCAGGACCCCCTAGCTCTGGACGAAAAG TCTCCTTCCGTTTCTTTCTTACCCTCAACCCAGATGATGGTTCAAAGCCCACCCCTACCATGGAGACCCACGTCGTCCCAGAGGGTGACG aGATCACTGCCCCCACACTATGGATAAAACAGTTGgtttacaaagaaaataaacagaacagttCCAACAGTAGGAGACCAG AGAAAGTTCCCTCTTGTGaccaagagagacagagcgctCTGGATGAAGCACGGCAGAATCCTCGAGAGGCCATTTTCATCCCTGACTGTGGCCCACTTGGCCTCTACAAACCAGTCCAGTGCCACCAGTCCACAGGTTACTGCTGGTGTGTACTGGTTGACACTGGAAGACCCATTCCTGGTACATCCACCAG aTACCAGACACCTGAATGTGACAGTGATGCACGCTCCCGTGCGATGGAGATGGAAGATCCATTTAGAGACAGAGATCTTTCAG GTTGTCCAGAGGGGAAGAAGGTAGAATTCATAACCAGCTTGTTGGATGCCCTTACGACAGACATGGTGCAGGCTATAAATTCACCAGCCCCCTCTGGTGGTGGGAG GTTTGTGGAACCTGATCCCAGCCACACACTGGAGGAGAGGGTGGTGCATTGGTACTTTGCCCAGTTGGACAACAATGGCAGTCATGACATCAACAAGAAGGAAATGAAGCCGTTTAAACGCTACGTTAAGAAAAAAGCCAAGCCCAAGAGGTGCGCCCGCAAGTTTACAGACTACTGTGACCTCAACAAGGACAAAACCATCTCTCTACAAGAGCTGAAAGGATGTCTGGGCGTCAACAAAGAAGGAG gtagcagcagcagcagccaagGGACAAGGCAAGGGACAAATTTGTTCA TAGGTCGTCTGGTGTGA
- the smoc1 gene encoding SPARC-related modular calcium-binding protein 1 isoform X6 produces the protein MFSIKFYLPVLLYSSALLLLCPPRLSAQKSNGQRWLIGDRESHCGILCSNTHGKPVCGSDGRSYDTSCDLQRAKCRDRTLTLAYRGRCRGKNWVRIDQPPPLLPAPTLTSEGKELELKEAGQSKCRVERSQALEQSKRPQESIFIPECNEDGTFAQVQCHTLTGYCWCVTTDGKPVSGSSVHNRTPVCSGNFREFMGTHAGTSGLSGSVTDKPPGPPSSGRKVSFRFFLTLNPDDGSKPTPTMETHVVPEGDEITAPTLWIKQLVYKENKQNSSNSRRPEKVPSCDQERQSALDEARQNPREAIFIPDCGPLGLYKPVQCHQSTGYCWCVLVDTGRPIPGTSTRYQTPECDSDARSRAMEMEDPFRDRDLSGCPEGKKVEFITSLLDALTTDMVQAINSPAPSGGGRFVEPDPSHTLEERVVHWYFAQLDNNGSHDINKKEMKPFKRYVKKKAKPKRCARKFTDYCDLNKDKTISLQELKGCLGVNKEGGSSSSSQGTSRSSGVKREASKR, from the exons TGGCTTATCGGAGACAGGGAGAGTCACTGTGGAATCCTCTGCTCAAATACGCATGGCAAACCCGTGTGTGGCTCAGATGGGCGGAGTTATGATACCAGCTGTGACCTGCAGAGAGCAAAATGCAGGGACCGTACCCTGACATTAGCCTATAGGGGGCGATGCAGAG GTAAAAACTGGGTGAGGATCGATCAGCCTCCTCCTCTACTCCCAGCCCCTACACTGACCTCTGAAGGGAAAGAGCTGGAGTTGAAGG aagcAGGACAGTCAAAATGCCGGGTGGAGAGAAGCCAGGCTCTGGAGCAGTCCAAGAGGCCACAGGAGTCCATCTTTATCCCAGAATGCAATGAGGACGGAACATTCGCtcag GTTCAGTGTCATACTCTGACTGGCTACTGCTGGTGTGTCACAACGGACGGCAAACCAGTGAGCGGCTCTTCGGTGCACAACAGAACGCCAGTGTGTTCAG GAAACTTCCGTGAATTTATGGGAACTCATGCTGGCACAAGTGGATTGTCAG GTTCAGTCACTGATAAGCCACCAGGACCCCCTAGCTCTGGACGAAAAG TCTCCTTCCGTTTCTTTCTTACCCTCAACCCAGATGATGGTTCAAAGCCCACCCCTACCATGGAGACCCACGTCGTCCCAGAGGGTGACG aGATCACTGCCCCCACACTATGGATAAAACAGTTGgtttacaaagaaaataaacagaacagttCCAACAGTAGGAGACCAG AGAAAGTTCCCTCTTGTGaccaagagagacagagcgctCTGGATGAAGCACGGCAGAATCCTCGAGAGGCCATTTTCATCCCTGACTGTGGCCCACTTGGCCTCTACAAACCAGTCCAGTGCCACCAGTCCACAGGTTACTGCTGGTGTGTACTGGTTGACACTGGAAGACCCATTCCTGGTACATCCACCAG aTACCAGACACCTGAATGTGACAGTGATGCACGCTCCCGTGCGATGGAGATGGAAGATCCATTTAGAGACAGAGATCTTTCAG GTTGTCCAGAGGGGAAGAAGGTAGAATTCATAACCAGCTTGTTGGATGCCCTTACGACAGACATGGTGCAGGCTATAAATTCACCAGCCCCCTCTGGTGGTGGGAG GTTTGTGGAACCTGATCCCAGCCACACACTGGAGGAGAGGGTGGTGCATTGGTACTTTGCCCAGTTGGACAACAATGGCAGTCATGACATCAACAAGAAGGAAATGAAGCCGTTTAAACGCTACGTTAAGAAAAAAGCCAAGCCCAAGAGGTGCGCCCGCAAGTTTACAGACTACTGTGACCTCAACAAGGACAAAACCATCTCTCTACAAGAGCTGAAAGGATGTCTGGGCGTCAACAAAGAAGGAG gtagcagcagcagcagccaagGGACAAG TAGGTCGTCTGGTGTGAAGAGAGAGGCATCCAAAAGAtga